From a region of the Polyodon spathula isolate WHYD16114869_AA chromosome 31, ASM1765450v1, whole genome shotgun sequence genome:
- the LOC121303174 gene encoding golgin subfamily A member 7-like: protein MAETHSLQDMRQQAAIASKVFVQRDYSTGTTCQFQMKFLPELENRIDKQQFEETVRTLNNLYAEAEKIGGRSYLEGCLACLTAYTIFLCMETHYEKVLKKIAKYIQEQNDKIYAPRGMLITDPIERGLRVIEMTIYEDRIGGNGR from the exons ATGGCGgag ACTCATAGTTTGCAAGACATGCGGCAGCAAGCGGCCATCGCTTCCAAAGTGTTTGTCCAGAGAGACTACTCCACAGGAACCACGTGCCAGTTCCAGATGAAATTTCTGCCAGAGCTGGAGAACAGG ATCGACAAACAGCAGTTCGAGGAGACGGTGCGCACGCTGAATAATCTGTACGCTGAAGCGGAGAAGATAGGGGGCAGGTCCTACCTGGAAGGCTGCCTGGCCTGCCTGACTGCCTACACCATCTTCCTTTGCATGGAGACACACTACGAAAAG GTTTTGAAGAAGATTGCCAAGTACATCCAGGAGCAGAATGATAAGATCTACGCTCCCCGGGGCATGCTCATCACAGACCCCATTGAGCGAGGACTCCGTGTG ATTGAAATGACCATTTATGAAGACAGGATTGGAGGAAACGGAAGATAA